In Anaerolineales bacterium, the DNA window CTGACCACCGGCCACGTCGCCAAGGACAGGTTGCACATCCCCCGGCTTTGGGGTTCACTATGGGCGCGGTCGGTCTCGACCAGGAGGCGGAGCATGGACACGTTGGCCCTGGCACTGGCGCCGGCGGTGATCGCCAGCATCGCCCTGCAGCAGCTGCTCGAGCTGGCGGATCCGTTCCTGGGAATGGGGATCAAGCGTTACAAGAAGCCGATCCTGAGCGCGATCTCCCTGGTTCTGGCGCTGACCGTCTGCCTGGTCTTCGGCTTCCGGCTGCTGGCGCCGCTCGGGATTGTGCGCTCGAACGCCCTAGATATCCTGGTGACCAGCCTGTTCATCACCGGTGGCGTGAAGAGCTTCAACGACCTGCTCAAATGGGTCGGCTACAGCAAGGAATCCCGCAAAGCCGGTCTGGCGGCCGAGCAGGTGCAGCGCGTCTGAGCCCGGGCGTTGAAGGGACCCCCCGAGACCGAATGACCGACGACCTGCCGCGCTGCTTCGGTACCGGCGATCCGCTGATGACGGCCTATCACGATCTCGAATGGGGAGTCCCGGTGCGCGACGACCAGGCCTTGTTCGAGAAGCTGGTGCTGGACAGCTTCCAGGCCGGCCTGTCGTGGCGGACCATACTGTACAAGCGGGACAACTTCCGCCGAGCCTTCCACGGATTCGATCCGACTCGGATTGCGGGTTACGGCCCACGGGACATCGAGCGCCTGATGCGGGATGCGGGAATCGTGCGGAATCGACTGAAGATCGAAGCCGCCATCGGCAATGCCCGCACCTATCTCCAGCTTCGGGAAAGCCGCAGCTCCTTCTCGGACTACCTGTGGGGGTTCACCGAACAGCGCGTGTTTCGCGGCCCGCCCTCGCGCAGCTGGAAGACGGTTCCCACCCGCACCGTCCTCTCGGATGCCATGGCGAAGGATCTCAAGGCTCTCGGCTTTCGGTTCGTTGGCACGACCATCTGCTACGCCTTCATGCAGGCTGTCGGCATGGTGGATGACCACCTGACGACCTGCCACCGCTACTGCCCCGACGACCGTCCGCCCGCTCGGCGAGGGCGCTCGGCCTCCCGCCCCAAGGAGTGAGTATGCTGCTCTGGCAGCTCTTCGTGCTGTTTGCGCGGGTGGCACTGTTCTCTTGGGGAGGCGGACCGGCTTCGCTGGCCTTGATGCAGCGCGAGACCATGGCGGCCGGCTGGTTGACGGCGGAGGAATTCGCCGATGCTGTGGCAATCGGCAATGCGCTCCCAGGGCCAATCGCCCCCCAGGTATCGGCCTTCATCGGCTACAAGCTGGCGGGCACCGCCGGGGCGATCTCGGCCGTCACCGGCACTGTCCTGCCGACGACGCTCCTGATGCTGGTGATGGTGATCTTCTTTTTCGGGATCAAGGACAGCCCGGCCGTCCAGGCGATGCTGCGCGCCGTCCGTCCGGTGGTGATCGGCCTGCTGCTGTGGACGGCTTACGCCATGGCCAGCAGCGTGCTCAAGGTCTCGACGTTGGGTTGGCCGGCGGCATTGCGCCAGGGGTGGGACGCGGTGATTATCGCCCTGGGGACTTTCCTGTTGCTGACTCTCACCACCGTCAACCCGGTCTACATCATCCTGGGGTCGGCGCTCTTCGGCTACCTGGTCTATCGCTAGCCGCCTCTCGGCTCGGCCAGTCCGGGCCGAGAC includes these proteins:
- a CDS encoding chromate transporter; this encodes MLLWQLFVLFARVALFSWGGGPASLALMQRETMAAGWLTAEEFADAVAIGNALPGPIAPQVSAFIGYKLAGTAGAISAVTGTVLPTTLLMLVMVIFFFGIKDSPAVQAMLRAVRPVVIGLLLWTAYAMASSVLKVSTLGWPAALRQGWDAVIIALGTFLLLTLTTVNPVYIILGSALFGYLVYR
- a CDS encoding DNA-3-methyladenine glycosylase I, producing the protein MTDDLPRCFGTGDPLMTAYHDLEWGVPVRDDQALFEKLVLDSFQAGLSWRTILYKRDNFRRAFHGFDPTRIAGYGPRDIERLMRDAGIVRNRLKIEAAIGNARTYLQLRESRSSFSDYLWGFTEQRVFRGPPSRSWKTVPTRTVLSDAMAKDLKALGFRFVGTTICYAFMQAVGMVDDHLTTCHRYCPDDRPPARRGRSASRPKE